The Candidatus Acidiferrales bacterium genome window below encodes:
- a CDS encoding VCBS repeat-containing protein: MHTVRKRTVPVFVIVALGAVTWCAAAGGRVESTSLDFRQVVIPVGKGPGFIAIGDVNSDGNPDLIVANEYEGTVSVLLGDGQGHFKPAPGSPFPCNPNPNDIAVADMKGDGNPDLVIANTQTPYITILLGDGTGRFKPAAHSPFATKSYPHPHGVAVGDFMGDGKPAVVTDSWGNREILLIPTDGKGNLILPGKFFSADLHTDSGVRAADFNKDGHLDIVTVNQDGGVVGLLLGDGKGGFRKAPGSPFLAGDTPWSFSVGDANGDGNPDVAVIPYERDIRDPNRLGITVLLGDGKGRLATMPGSPFSLAGCKGPSRIAIGDLRGNGLHDMVVLCAQNDRLFFFMGTKDGEFRVFNRDVATGWGGLAVGKLDGSGKDEVVVANHDQDTITILFSK, from the coding sequence ATGCATACCGTACGCAAACGGACAGTGCCTGTATTCGTGATCGTGGCTTTGGGCGCGGTGACATGGTGCGCTGCCGCTGGCGGCAGGGTTGAATCAACTTCACTCGATTTCCGGCAGGTCGTGATCCCAGTCGGCAAAGGACCGGGATTCATTGCGATCGGCGACGTGAATAGTGATGGCAACCCGGACCTGATTGTCGCGAACGAGTATGAAGGCACGGTGAGCGTTTTGTTGGGAGATGGTCAAGGGCATTTCAAACCAGCGCCGGGCTCTCCTTTCCCGTGCAATCCAAATCCCAACGACATCGCCGTGGCAGATATGAAAGGCGATGGTAATCCGGATCTGGTGATCGCAAATACGCAAACGCCGTACATCACAATCTTGCTGGGAGACGGCACAGGGAGATTCAAGCCTGCGGCGCACTCGCCGTTTGCTACGAAGTCGTATCCGCATCCGCACGGCGTGGCCGTCGGAGATTTCATGGGCGATGGCAAGCCAGCGGTGGTGACGGACAGCTGGGGCAATCGCGAAATCCTGCTCATACCAACGGATGGCAAGGGCAACTTGATTCTTCCGGGGAAGTTCTTTTCTGCCGATTTGCACACGGACTCGGGCGTGCGCGCTGCGGATTTCAACAAAGATGGGCACCTCGACATAGTGACGGTGAATCAAGATGGAGGTGTTGTCGGTTTGCTCTTGGGTGACGGCAAGGGAGGATTTCGCAAAGCGCCCGGCTCTCCATTTCTGGCAGGGGACACTCCGTGGTCTTTTAGCGTCGGAGACGCAAACGGGGATGGAAATCCCGACGTGGCAGTCATTCCGTATGAGCGTGATATTCGCGACCCTAACAGGCTTGGCATCACCGTTCTGCTGGGCGACGGGAAGGGTCGCCTTGCGACTATGCCGGGCTCACCTTTTTCGCTGGCTGGTTGCAAAGGCCCCAGTCGGATTGCGATAGGCGACCTCCGAGGAAACGGATTGCACGACATGGTAGTGTTGTGCGCGCAAAACGACAGGTTGTTTTTCTTTATGGGGACAAAGGATGGCGAGTTTCGAGTTTTCAACCGTGACGTGGCGACGGGATGGGGCGGCCTCGCGGTTGGGAAGTTGGACGGCAGCGGGAAGGATGAGGTCGTGGTCGCTAACCACGACCAGGACACGATCACGATCCTGTTTAGCAAGTAA
- a CDS encoding carboxypeptidase regulatory-like domain-containing protein, with product MTQDTTNQRLDSRFRMLSIIVAVTILLIAMNTFAHSPRGKAAQSSTQETGSISGKILFQGERPKLEIIKMSNDPICESEQKGQVYAQDGEVNENGTLPNAFVYIKDGFGTRKFTPPVNSVDLTQSGCMYQPHVVGIMAGQPLQVLTLDPTTHNIHVTAKTNRSWNVSQQPGSPSVIRRFTDPEVMIPVHCNVHPWMKAYIGVMENPFFEVTGKDGTFDLKNIPPGEYTLAVWTATFGTQEKRVVVRAALTSTADFTFGQQ from the coding sequence GTGACTCAAGACACAACAAACCAGCGGCTGGATTCGCGATTTCGCATGCTCTCCATCATCGTTGCAGTAACGATACTCCTGATCGCCATGAACACCTTCGCACACTCGCCGAGGGGAAAAGCGGCCCAATCCAGCACTCAGGAAACGGGAAGCATCTCTGGAAAAATCCTGTTCCAGGGAGAGCGGCCAAAGCTCGAAATCATCAAGATGTCAAATGACCCCATTTGCGAATCCGAGCAGAAAGGGCAGGTCTACGCACAGGATGGCGAAGTGAACGAAAACGGAACTTTGCCCAATGCATTCGTTTACATCAAGGATGGTTTCGGCACGCGCAAGTTTACTCCGCCCGTCAATTCCGTAGATCTTACGCAGAGCGGTTGCATGTATCAACCGCACGTTGTCGGCATTATGGCGGGACAGCCGCTTCAGGTGCTCACACTCGACCCCACGACGCATAATATTCACGTGACGGCGAAAACCAACCGCTCGTGGAATGTTTCCCAGCAGCCGGGCTCTCCCTCCGTGATTCGTCGGTTTACTGACCCAGAAGTCATGATCCCTGTGCACTGCAACGTCCATCCATGGATGAAAGCGTATATCGGTGTAATGGAAAACCCGTTTTTTGAGGTTACAGGCAAAGACGGCACTTTCGACCTGAAAAATATACCGCCGGGTGAATATACACTGGCGGTATGGACTGCGACCTTCGGAACACAGGAAAAGCGGGTGGTCGTCCGTGCTGCGCTGACTTCTACAGCCGACTTCACTTTTGGACAGCAATGA
- a CDS encoding carboxypeptidase regulatory-like domain-containing protein: MGSGHEPGRNSRDERRKLLMKGNRMIIRRQQSILAFCGILAIIVFMQAGLASLEAYGATPKETSNPPAGLYQAGYSVQAVQNGGTISGKILYQGKPIRPKKIAVTQDNSVCGNAKEIYPAEIEDGGVVDAVVWIDGIDHGKDFAYPPAVIDQKGCMFMPPILIMKPGDLKVQNSDSASHNVHIYAENNRSFNQVMPAGSPALEIPLGRPDRAVVRCDVHPWMKGYVIVAANAYYVLSGKGGAFTLTDVPPGTYHLKVWQEDLGTKDVSVTVQSGQTATVNVTLGK, encoded by the coding sequence ATGGGTAGCGGTCATGAGCCGGGAAGAAATTCTCGCGACGAGCGTCGAAAATTGCTAATGAAAGGAAACAGGATGATTATTAGAAGACAGCAGTCAATTCTCGCATTTTGCGGGATTTTAGCAATCATCGTTTTCATGCAAGCTGGGCTTGCAAGTTTAGAAGCCTATGGCGCAACCCCAAAAGAAACTTCCAATCCCCCGGCTGGTTTGTACCAAGCGGGTTACTCAGTGCAGGCGGTCCAGAACGGGGGAACGATATCCGGCAAGATTCTTTATCAGGGCAAACCAATCAGGCCAAAGAAGATCGCCGTGACACAGGACAATAGTGTATGCGGAAATGCGAAGGAAATTTATCCGGCCGAAATCGAGGACGGTGGAGTTGTGGACGCCGTCGTGTGGATAGATGGCATTGATCACGGTAAGGACTTTGCTTATCCGCCGGCCGTGATCGACCAGAAGGGCTGCATGTTCATGCCTCCCATCCTCATTATGAAACCGGGGGACCTGAAGGTGCAAAACAGCGATTCGGCATCTCACAACGTGCACATCTACGCTGAAAACAACCGCAGTTTCAACCAGGTAATGCCAGCGGGTTCGCCAGCGCTTGAGATTCCGCTTGGTCGGCCCGACCGCGCCGTCGTGCGTTGCGATGTCCATCCATGGATGAAGGGTTATGTCATCGTGGCTGCCAACGCGTATTACGTCCTCAGCGGCAAAGGAGGCGCCTTTACGCTCACCGATGTGCCTCCGGGAACCTACCATCTGAAGGTCTGGCAAGAAGATCTGGGCACAAAAGATGTTTCAGTAACCGTGCAAAGCGGACAGACGGCAACCGTCAACGTCACGCTTGGTAAGTAA
- the mutM gene encoding bifunctional DNA-formamidopyrimidine glycosylase/DNA-(apurinic or apyrimidinic site) lyase, protein MPELPEVETVVRGLQMLLPGRGITEVRLGKTDFIDDPVALEENAPGCKIASVRRHGKFLVLELEKDGSAKAEKRTGAKRFNLIVHLGMTGQLTVRPETMPAAAHTHVWFALDNRTELRYTDARRFGRMVLSNEEGSKKILGPLGIDALTVSEKDFRARIGARRARIKALLLDQSVLRGMGNIYTDESLWRARIHPTRIGAELNREEMIRLRGAMQRVLRAAVRLGGSSISDYVNAEGEPGEFQLRHNVYQREGKKCARCGTMIRRIIVAGRSSYFCSKCQRAPRGRPRKIFRGKSAP, encoded by the coding sequence TTGCCGGAATTGCCGGAAGTCGAGACAGTCGTGCGCGGATTGCAGATGCTGCTCCCGGGCCGCGGAATCACCGAGGTGCGCCTCGGCAAGACGGATTTTATCGACGACCCTGTGGCGCTCGAAGAAAACGCGCCGGGATGCAAAATCGCTTCCGTGCGGCGCCATGGGAAATTTCTGGTTTTGGAGCTTGAAAAGGATGGTTCGGCGAAGGCGGAGAAGCGTACTGGTGCGAAGCGCTTCAACCTGATTGTTCATCTGGGGATGACCGGGCAGTTAACCGTACGGCCGGAGACGATGCCGGCAGCGGCGCACACGCATGTGTGGTTCGCGCTCGACAATCGGACGGAACTGCGCTACACGGACGCGCGCCGATTTGGGCGGATGGTTTTGTCGAACGAAGAAGGCAGCAAGAAAATTCTCGGGCCTCTGGGAATCGACGCCCTGACGGTGAGCGAAAAGGATTTTCGAGCGCGGATTGGAGCGCGACGGGCGCGTATCAAGGCTCTGCTGCTGGACCAAAGCGTTTTGCGCGGGATGGGGAATATCTATACCGACGAGAGTCTATGGCGCGCGCGAATTCATCCGACGCGCATCGGGGCGGAATTGAACCGCGAAGAAATGATACGCCTGCGTGGTGCGATGCAGAGAGTGCTGCGCGCGGCGGTGCGACTCGGCGGGTCGTCCATTTCGGATTATGTCAATGCGGAAGGCGAGCCGGGAGAATTTCAGCTCCGGCATAATGTTTACCAGCGCGAGGGGAAAAAATGCGCGCGGTGCGGGACGATGATCCGGCGAATTATCGTCGCGGGACGAAGCAGTTATTTTTGCTCGAAGTGTCAGCGGGCACCGCGCGGCCGGCCCCGGAAGATCTTTCGCGGCAAGAGTGCGCCCTGA
- a CDS encoding superinfection immunity protein, with protein MIFLSLAILMYFLPSIIGHNKHNAAGIFLVNFFLGWTIVGWVVALFWACTAGPRMPVMVVAGPARYCNGCGTLSAVGGHFCASCGRPV; from the coding sequence ATGATCTTCTTATCGTTGGCGATATTGATGTATTTTCTGCCGTCGATCATCGGCCACAATAAGCACAACGCGGCGGGCATTTTTCTGGTGAATTTTTTCTTGGGCTGGACGATTGTCGGCTGGGTGGTGGCGCTCTTCTGGGCGTGCACGGCGGGGCCGCGCATGCCGGTGATGGTTGTTGCCGGACCGGCGCGATACTGCAATGGATGCGGAACGCTGAGCGCGGTGGGGGGGCACTTCTGCGCATCGTGCGGCAGACCGGTTTAG
- a CDS encoding Rieske 2Fe-2S domain-containing protein, with amino-acid sequence MAFQRAAKKDEIPAGEIRELQLGDTTLALARVGDNFFAINGICLHQGGPIGEGQLTGETVSCPWHGWTYDVTTGTLTQDPSQSVACYKVEIRGDEVFVDVG; translated from the coding sequence ATGGCGTTTCAAAGGGCAGCCAAGAAAGATGAAATTCCGGCGGGAGAAATCCGGGAATTGCAGTTGGGAGATACAACCCTAGCGCTGGCGCGTGTAGGAGATAACTTCTTTGCAATCAATGGGATATGTTTGCATCAGGGTGGGCCAATTGGGGAAGGTCAACTTACGGGAGAGACGGTTAGCTGCCCATGGCATGGCTGGACCTACGACGTAACGACCGGCACGCTGACTCAGGACCCATCGCAGAGCGTTGCGTGCTATAAGGTTGAGATACGCGGCGACGAGGTCTTTGTGGACGTGGGATAG
- a CDS encoding EVE domain-containing protein: MTRSVTRTVARPHQWLLAVDPRVYHWDTLFVKGKEMWRHAGSKPDALRQMKQMRRGDRALCYHGKPEYALYAIAEVTRDPYPDPHDPTPKHLVIDLRALERLPRQVSLEELRENRALRKVKFLKNPRMTISPLQEEEYSEILRLAGIVAAPGIPLP, from the coding sequence ATGACTCGTTCTGTTACTCGTACCGTCGCGCGACCTCACCAATGGTTGCTGGCGGTTGATCCACGCGTCTACCACTGGGATACCTTGTTCGTAAAGGGCAAGGAAATGTGGCGGCACGCGGGCAGCAAGCCCGATGCGCTGCGGCAAATGAAGCAGATGCGGCGCGGCGACCGCGCGCTCTGCTACCACGGTAAGCCGGAGTATGCCCTTTACGCCATCGCCGAAGTGACGCGCGATCCGTATCCGGATCCACATGATCCGACGCCGAAGCATCTGGTGATCGATTTGCGAGCGCTCGAACGGCTGCCGCGCCAGGTGTCACTCGAAGAATTGCGCGAAAATCGCGCGCTGCGGAAAGTGAAATTCCTGAAAAATCCTCGCATGACGATTTCGCCTCTGCAGGAGGAAGAATATTCGGAAATCCTGCGCTTGGCGGGAATCGTCGCCGCGCCGGGCATTCCGCTGCCTTAG
- a CDS encoding class I SAM-dependent methyltransferase yields the protein MPQVAANENLREEFNRWAGEGKGESMEKEHRPIVEPMLAMMQFARDETVLDVGCGGGWLVRELATRVPRGRVLGIDVSNEMVERARRATTTAKVGNAEFMMSSVDAIPREDSAFDRVVSVESSYYWPDPAAGIREIFRVLKPRGSAWILINYYRDNPYCHQWAKLLQIPTHLLSGDEWAKLFRSAGFARVAHRRIVDPTPTPEVYTGRWFRDAKELEAFRREGALLVHGSKPA from the coding sequence ATGCCACAAGTGGCTGCGAATGAGAATCTGCGCGAAGAATTCAATCGCTGGGCAGGCGAAGGCAAGGGCGAGAGCATGGAAAAAGAGCATCGCCCGATTGTCGAGCCGATGCTGGCGATGATGCAGTTTGCGCGCGATGAAACGGTGCTCGATGTGGGATGCGGCGGCGGATGGCTGGTGCGCGAGCTGGCGACGCGCGTGCCGCGAGGGCGAGTTCTAGGGATTGACGTTTCGAACGAAATGGTGGAACGGGCGCGGCGCGCGACGACGACCGCCAAGGTCGGCAACGCAGAATTCATGATGAGCAGCGTGGACGCGATTCCGCGAGAAGACAGCGCCTTTGACAGAGTGGTTTCGGTCGAGTCTTCCTATTACTGGCCTGATCCCGCGGCGGGGATTCGGGAAATTTTTCGCGTGCTGAAGCCGCGCGGGTCGGCGTGGATTTTGATCAATTATTATCGCGACAATCCGTATTGCCATCAGTGGGCAAAGCTGCTGCAGATTCCGACGCACCTTCTTTCGGGCGATGAATGGGCAAAGCTATTTCGGAGTGCGGGATTTGCGAGAGTCGCGCACCGGCGGATCGTCGATCCCACGCCGACGCCGGAAGTTTACACGGGCCGATGGTTCCGCGACGCGAAGGAGCTTGAAGCCTTCCGGCGCGAGGGCGCGCTGCTGGTCCATGGCTCGAAACCTGCCTGA
- a CDS encoding cyclase family protein, producing MKKMILSGFVLAGTMGLAVVLSVPSGRSVSAQSRAKSSASICPELAGISTGKTRIIDMTYAINDHSPAWPGDDHPFTAVVTATPAKDGYFIRKFTMLEHYGTHMDAPAHFPPGKETLDQIPIQRFFGPAEVIDVRAKVEKDADYRLSVADIQAWEAQHGEIPARAIVMLRTGWGSRWPDQTRYRNMDAKGVMHFPGYSVAAAKYLIARRVNGLCIDTLSIDYGPSPNFEVHRTTLPAGLFHIENIANLDELPATGAFVIAAPIKLEGGSGGPVRVFAILPD from the coding sequence ATGAAAAAAATGATTTTGAGCGGGTTCGTTCTTGCAGGGACCATGGGGCTGGCGGTTGTGTTGAGCGTGCCCTCGGGAAGAAGCGTATCGGCGCAGTCCAGGGCGAAGTCCAGTGCGTCAATTTGCCCGGAACTGGCTGGGATTTCGACAGGGAAGACGCGCATCATCGACATGACGTACGCAATCAACGATCATTCGCCAGCATGGCCAGGAGATGATCACCCATTTACGGCCGTTGTTACAGCGACGCCGGCAAAAGATGGTTATTTTATCCGCAAATTCACGATGCTCGAACATTATGGAACGCATATGGATGCGCCAGCGCATTTTCCGCCGGGGAAAGAGACGCTGGATCAGATTCCGATTCAGCGGTTTTTTGGTCCCGCAGAAGTGATCGACGTGCGCGCAAAAGTCGAGAAGGATGCGGATTATCGTTTGAGTGTTGCGGATATTCAAGCGTGGGAAGCGCAGCATGGGGAAATTCCTGCCCGCGCGATTGTTATGCTACGGACAGGGTGGGGCTCGCGCTGGCCGGATCAAACCCGCTATCGGAACATGGACGCGAAGGGAGTGATGCACTTTCCTGGATATTCCGTGGCTGCGGCGAAATACTTGATCGCGCGGCGTGTGAATGGATTGTGCATCGACACGCTGAGTATCGATTACGGGCCCTCGCCAAATTTTGAGGTACATCGCACGACGTTGCCCGCGGGATTATTTCATATCGAAAATATCGCGAACCTGGACGAGTTGCCGGCCACCGGCGCATTCGTGATTGCCGCACCGATCAAGCTCGAAGGCGGTTCTGGCGGACCGGTGCGCGTGTTTGCGATCCTGCCGGATTGA
- the thiC gene encoding phosphomethylpyrimidine synthase ThiC, with product MAIRDGWIEKRLATACVNGSRNVSQMHYARLGAVTEEMEYVAKREKVTPELVRDEVARGRAIIPANIHHKNLEPMGIGVAFKCKINANIGNSATTSNIDEELEKLHRSVHYGSDTVMDLSTGGDIPKIRKAIIDASPVPIGTVPIYEALSRVRRTEDLTIELMLEVIEEQAEQGVDYMTIHAGVLREFLPMVRNRITGIVSRGGALLAVWMSHHKKENFLYEHFEEICKIFKKHDVSFSLGDGLRPGSLADASDEAQFAELKVLGELTKKAWEHDVQVMIEGPGHIPMDQIELQVKKENELCHEAPFYTLGPLVTDIAPGYDHITSAIGAAMIGWHGASMLCYVTPKEHLGLPNADDVRQGVIAYKIAAHAADVARHRPGARDRDDALSYARFLFDWEKQFDLSLDPETARTMHDETLPDDFYKEAKFCSMCGPKFCSMNQTQIAEANDGLDQQARQEKFVKLLAKVAR from the coding sequence ATGGCGATCAGAGACGGATGGATTGAAAAAAGGCTGGCGACGGCGTGCGTGAACGGAAGCCGTAACGTTTCGCAGATGCATTACGCGCGGCTCGGGGCCGTGACCGAGGAAATGGAGTATGTGGCGAAGCGCGAGAAAGTCACGCCGGAACTGGTGCGCGACGAAGTGGCGCGAGGCCGCGCGATCATCCCCGCAAATATCCACCACAAGAATTTGGAGCCAATGGGAATTGGCGTGGCGTTCAAATGCAAGATCAATGCGAACATTGGAAATTCGGCGACGACGTCGAATATCGACGAGGAGCTGGAAAAATTGCACCGGTCGGTACACTACGGCTCGGACACGGTGATGGATCTTTCGACCGGCGGCGACATTCCGAAGATTCGCAAAGCGATTATCGACGCTTCGCCGGTGCCGATTGGCACGGTGCCGATTTATGAGGCGCTCTCGCGCGTGCGACGGACGGAGGATTTGACGATTGAGCTGATGCTCGAGGTGATCGAAGAGCAGGCCGAGCAGGGCGTTGACTACATGACGATTCACGCGGGCGTGCTGAGGGAGTTTTTGCCGATGGTGCGGAACCGCATTACGGGAATCGTCAGTCGCGGCGGGGCGCTGCTGGCCGTGTGGATGAGCCATCACAAGAAGGAAAATTTTCTTTACGAGCATTTCGAGGAGATTTGCAAGATTTTCAAGAAACACGATGTGAGCTTCTCGCTGGGCGACGGACTGCGACCGGGGTCGCTGGCGGACGCGAGCGACGAGGCGCAGTTTGCCGAGTTGAAAGTGCTGGGCGAGCTGACGAAGAAAGCGTGGGAGCATGACGTGCAGGTGATGATCGAAGGTCCCGGACACATTCCGATGGACCAGATCGAGCTGCAAGTCAAGAAAGAGAACGAGTTGTGCCACGAGGCGCCGTTTTACACGCTCGGGCCGCTGGTGACGGACATCGCGCCGGGATATGACCACATTACGAGCGCGATTGGGGCGGCGATGATCGGATGGCACGGTGCGTCGATGCTGTGCTACGTGACGCCGAAGGAGCACCTCGGATTGCCGAACGCGGATGACGTGCGGCAGGGTGTGATCGCGTACAAGATCGCGGCGCATGCGGCGGATGTGGCGCGGCACCGGCCAGGAGCGCGGGATCGCGATGACGCGCTGAGCTATGCGCGATTTCTGTTTGACTGGGAGAAGCAATTCGATCTTTCGCTCGATCCCGAAACGGCCCGGACGATGCATGACGAAACTTTGCCGGATGATTTCTACAAGGAAGCGAAATTCTGCTCAATGTGCGGACCGAAATTCTGCTCGATGAACCAGACGCAGATCGCGGAAGCGAATGACGGGCTGGATCAACAGGCACGGCAGGAGAAATTCGTGAAACTGCTGGCGAAAGTAGCGCGGTAG
- a CDS encoding sigma-54 dependent transcriptional regulator produces MSSKGTRPRIAVVDDDDGLRSRIHASLSGDFDIYDGENYKDAYRLLQEAELDVLLLGLPIPSGSSSECLELLSRLDGSEVDTLVIVLSSEEKKSTALKVIDAGAYDYFLKPLDTDVLRVLVARGIEKLRIQRENRILRDEIRRKHGLGDLLGTTDAMRHVFETIRRVARSSSTVIIRGESGTGKELAARSIHENSPRRSRSFISVNCAALPETLMEAELFGYERGAFTGAVATKEGRIEMADKGSLFLDEIATLSPSLQTKLLRVLEDHAVLRLGGKKPIKVDFRLITATNENLEEMVHQERFRQDLYYRIHVVPIFLPPLRERVEDISLLADYFVQVYCAANQFSPKRVSEEALAALKKYPWPGNVRELENVIQRVVLMCETETIGLGDLPGEVSAALAVNGRGRTHFPASGIELDKELQAYERELVETAVRQASRDMAAAAKLLGVDRNRMNYLRRKFNL; encoded by the coding sequence ATGAGCTCTAAGGGAACGAGGCCACGCATTGCGGTCGTCGATGATGATGACGGCCTGCGTTCGCGTATCCACGCTTCACTAAGCGGCGATTTCGACATCTACGACGGGGAAAACTACAAAGACGCATATCGGTTGCTCCAGGAGGCCGAATTGGATGTTCTCCTTTTGGGACTGCCGATTCCCTCAGGCAGCTCGAGTGAGTGCCTGGAGCTACTGTCGCGCCTCGATGGCAGCGAGGTCGATACGTTAGTCATCGTTCTAAGTTCGGAAGAAAAGAAATCCACGGCACTGAAGGTGATCGACGCCGGGGCTTATGACTATTTTCTCAAACCGCTGGACACGGACGTGCTTCGTGTCCTAGTAGCGCGGGGAATCGAAAAACTCCGCATCCAACGAGAGAACCGCATCCTGCGGGACGAAATTCGCAGAAAGCACGGTTTGGGGGACCTGCTCGGCACCACCGATGCCATGCGGCACGTCTTCGAGACGATTCGCCGCGTGGCCCGATCCTCTTCGACAGTGATTATTCGCGGCGAAAGTGGGACCGGCAAAGAACTCGCTGCGCGATCGATCCATGAAAATAGTCCACGCCGTTCACGGTCGTTTATTTCCGTAAACTGCGCGGCGCTGCCAGAAACGCTGATGGAGGCTGAGCTGTTCGGCTATGAGAGGGGGGCGTTCACTGGAGCCGTGGCCACAAAAGAAGGCCGTATTGAGATGGCTGACAAGGGTTCCCTTTTTCTCGACGAAATTGCCACTCTCTCTCCATCGCTGCAAACCAAGCTGCTGCGCGTACTTGAGGACCATGCAGTGTTGCGGCTTGGCGGAAAGAAGCCCATCAAGGTCGATTTCCGGCTGATCACCGCTACCAATGAGAACTTGGAAGAGATGGTGCATCAGGAGCGATTTCGCCAGGACCTTTATTACCGCATCCACGTCGTACCTATATTCCTGCCTCCCCTACGCGAGCGCGTTGAAGACATTTCCCTGCTTGCTGATTATTTTGTGCAGGTCTACTGCGCAGCGAACCAGTTTTCCCCCAAGCGGGTCTCCGAAGAGGCCCTGGCTGCACTTAAGAAATACCCCTGGCCTGGCAACGTGCGAGAGCTCGAAAATGTCATCCAGCGCGTTGTGCTCATGTGCGAAACCGAGACCATCGGATTAGGAGACCTCCCCGGCGAGGTTAGCGCCGCGCTTGCAGTAAACGGGCGAGGACGAACGCACTTCCCGGCTTCCGGAATCGAGCTAGATAAGGAGTTACAGGCGTATGAGCGAGAGCTGGTGGAAACAGCGGTGCGTCAGGCATCTCGGGACATGGCCGCTGCCGCCAAACTTCTGGGCGTGGATCGAAATCGAATGAATTACCTGCGTCGCAAGTTCAATTTGTGA
- a CDS encoding GNAT family N-acetyltransferase — MRKRAEKPERRKAPTRASRRASKVSALETPRLLLRPLELADAEQIQSLFPHWEIVRYLRNIVPWPYPADGAMEFVRERALPAMERGEAWHWTLRLKTEPEQMIGFISLVRGETENRGFWMGLPWQGRGLMSEACDAVTDYWFDVLKFPVLRVPKATENAASRRISEKQGMRVVGTEERDYVSGRLRGEIWEITAQEWRSRRPARH, encoded by the coding sequence GTGAGGAAGCGCGCGGAGAAGCCAGAGCGAAGAAAGGCGCCGACGCGAGCATCGCGGCGCGCATCGAAAGTCTCTGCGCTCGAAACGCCGCGTCTGTTGCTGCGTCCGCTTGAGCTAGCCGACGCGGAGCAAATCCAAAGTCTTTTTCCTCATTGGGAGATTGTGCGCTACCTGCGAAATATCGTGCCCTGGCCCTATCCGGCGGATGGCGCAATGGAATTTGTCCGCGAGAGGGCACTCCCGGCTATGGAGCGTGGCGAAGCCTGGCACTGGACTTTGCGATTGAAAACAGAGCCAGAACAGATGATTGGCTTCATTAGCTTGGTGCGCGGAGAGACTGAAAATCGCGGCTTCTGGATGGGATTGCCGTGGCAAGGGCGCGGCTTGATGAGCGAGGCGTGCGATGCGGTGACCGACTACTGGTTCGACGTGCTGAAGTTTCCGGTGTTGCGCGTACCGAAGGCGACGGAGAACGCGGCTTCGCGACGCATCTCAGAAAAACAAGGGATGCGGGTTGTCGGCACGGAGGAGCGCGATTACGTCTCGGGCCGGCTACGCGGAGAGATTTGGGAAATTACGGCGCAAGAGTGGCGCAGTCGCAGACCTGCCAGGCATTAA